ggaatgattatacgatatgcatcacacaatctcagattcatctattcaaccaacacatagaacctcaaagagtgccccaaagtttctaccggagaatcaagacgaaaacgtgtgccaacccctatgcataggttcatgggcggaacccgcaagttgatcaccaaaacatacatcaagtggatcaatagaataccccattgtcaccacgggtatcccacgcaagacatacatcaagtattctcaaatcgttaaaagactcaatccgataagataacttgaagggaaaactcaatccattacaagagagtagagggggagaaacatcataagatccaactacaatagcaaagctcgcgatacatcaagatcgtatcacctcaagaacacgagagagagagagagagagagatcaaacacatagctactggtaccctcagccccgagggtgaactactccctcctcgtcatggagagcgccgggatgatgaagatggccaccggtgaggaatcccccctccggcagggtgccggaacagggtcccgattggtttttggtggctacagaggcttgcggcggcggaactcccgatctattctgttccctaatggttttagggtatattggtatatataggaggaagaaatacgtcaggggagccacgaggggcccacgagggtggagggtacgcccaggggggtgggcgcgccgcctgcctcgtgccttcctcgttgattccctgacgtgcactctaagtcccctggattgcttccgttccaaaaataactttcctgaaggtttcattccgtttggactccatttgatattccttttctgcgaaacactgaaacaaggaaaaaacagaaactggcactgggctctgggtcaataggttagtcccaaaaataatataaaagtgcataataaagcccataaacatccaaaacggataatataatagcatggaacagtaaaaaattatagatatgttggagacgtatcaatgatgaagatggccttcTTGATGGCTtgcccctccggcaaggtgccaaAGAGGAGGTGAGGTCGCTTTGAAACAGAGGCTTGCGCCGACGGAGTAAAAGTTCTATGTTTTTTTGGGGGGTTTATCAATTTATAGGAATTTTCAACGTTGGAATCACGCCAAAAGGAGTTGCGAGGGACCCACAAGCTCAGGTGGCATTCCTACCCCCAGGGCGTGCCACCTGAACTTGTGGCCACATCTTGGGTCTTCTGGTCCTTCCCCAAAGCTACGGGGGTCTTTTATGTTCCAAAAAATAGTCAAAAAGTTTCGtcgtgtttggactttgttttgtatggtttttctgcaaaaccaaaaacaagcagaaaacagcaactcgcactgggcactagatTAATATGTTATTCCATAAAGAAAAAGTCCATTTTACTACCCTGAACAAAGTAGGTGGTTCACATTACCCCCTGAATTTTTTTGGTTCCCTTACCCCCCTAAACAAACCCATACCGGACAAAAAAACACTCGGTGGTTTGCCCAGACCAGATGCTGACATGGGCACGGTCAAAGGTGGTAATTGACCTGCGGGTGGGTCCCGCTTGTCAGTTTTTTATCTaagaaataaagaaaagaagTACTGTACCTGGGCCTTACCTATTGTAAGTTTTGGCCCAGCCCAACCCAAAGAGGGGTAGGGTTGTCTTCAACCCCTAGCCAGGAGGACGACGTCGTGGCAGAGTGTGCGACGCCAATCTCCCCCTTCTGCTCCATGCTGGCGGCCTCCCCGTGCCCAACTCCTCGCCCAGGAGATGAGCCCTACCACCTGCACCTATCCTCTCTCTCAGAATTCaccctttctctctctctctctctttctcggATTCATCCATCGCAGTGAGCACCGCCCTCCATCGACATAGCCACCAGCCACCCCGCCACCAAAACATCGTGTCCAAAGCCTCCAAGATCTCATGAAGGTCCTCTACACCGACGGAATTGGGATAAAAAGCCCGGAGCTGACCCAATCGAGCCGTCTTCTCAGACTGCGGCCGTTGGACGCCGACGAGTGATTTGCCACGCACCAATGAGCCCCGGTCTAGCCGTTGCGTGCATTAGACTCGCGTGAGCCTCTCCTAGTTTCCCCTCTGCTCGGGAGCTTGCACTCGTGTTGTAGTTGTCATCCACGTGAGCTCATCACCGTCGTGCGCCATGGCACATGTGCTCCTCATTTTCGAGCTCCCCTTTGTGTCGTCATGCTGCCTACCGTGCTCAACTGGTCCGTAGATGCCGCCCATCTGCATAGTTCGCTCGGGTTCATGCCGTAATGCCGACATCGTCGGACCCGTGGCTCTTCCGCTGCTTAGCTCTGTTGCTAGCCTACTTCCGACCCTCCCACGGCCTCCCAGGACCACCCATGGATGCATGCGAGTGGGGTCTACACCTTGGTAGCCTCAAACGTCGTTGTCGTGGTCTTTGGCGAGACTCCACCATGATTCAAGGTTGCCGACGGTTAACCCCAGCCATGTCGATGTGGCATCATTAGTTTAGGTTGACTAGGGTTAGTCTGATACATTGGCATGTGGGTCCCCTTCTGTTAATGATGTAGTTAGGGCTAAATTAGTCCTTTGTTAGTCTCCATGCAACCGAGATGTGGGCCGCATGTGTCATATTTGACTTGGCTCAGTCAATGTTGACCGGGCCCAATAGTTAGTGAGAGTGGCTAGTTGAGAGGgacctgagggagtcctggattcgGGGGTCCTTAGGTGTCCGGCCTAttcgatatgggccggactgttAGGCCGTGAAGATAAAGCAGGAGACTGacccccgtgtccgggtaggactccaaTATGCGTGGACGGCAAGATTAGTGTCCGGATGTACTATTTCCTTCtcttgtaaaccgactctgtacaaccctaggtccctccagtgtatatataaaccggagggtttagtccgtagaggccaTCAGAACAATCATAGGCTAGacaactagggtttagccattatgatcttgaggtagatcaactcttgtaacccctatactcatcgaatacaatcaagcgggacatagggttttacctcctctaagagggcccgaacctgggtaaatatcgtgtcCCCATTGTcccctgttaccattgatcctagacTCACGGCTTGGgctccctacccgagatctgccggttttgacaccgacattggtgctttcattgagagctccgCTGTGTAGTCACGAAAAGCGATCCATGGCTCGCCTCGTCATCAACAACGATATCACCTTTGGAAGGAGCCTAACTTCAGGACAGGTCCTCCAGCTTGCCGGTTTCATCATTGGTACCCGCATGGCCATCAAGCCGGCAGCGTCCCTCGCGGTCGCTAAACGGCACCCCCGCATCGGTCTCGAATACTCGGAAAAGATGGATCCGGCGGACATCTCGTCCTTAAACAAGCTGCTAGATCTCATTGCCACCCTAGGGCTTTCgacagactatgatcggatcagGTTTAAACCTGACCAGAGGGAGATAAACCTCCCGCCGATCACTCACCTGGTTTCGGTCATCCAGGAACAAGCCGAAAACACCTCTTATCCTAAATTAAAAACCTACTATGTTCAGGTCTCCGAACACCTTGAGCCGGATACTCTTCCTTTGGACAAGACTCCGCATCCCCCAAACTCAGGGTCGGACTCAGGGTCCAGGAAGCACTTGGCTCTTCCCAGATCCGAACTAGTAACCTTGGAGATTTTACAAACTCCAGACACAATTTTGGGTCGGGGTTCAGGTTTTagcccacccacccaccacagTCAATACTCTCCAAGTAATTCAGGCCCTCCAGACATATATGACCTGATGTATGTACAACAGCaacctcaggaaacggtccatcacttttgggccaggttCCTACTTGTCAAAAACAAGATTAGAGATTGCCGCGATGACGATGAAGTCTTGGTCTTTCATCGCAATTGTACCGACAAAGGAATTCGAAATGCCCTCGACCGCTGTCTCATACAGAGCTTCGCAAAGTTATCGCACGTAGTACGCAAGTACTGCACGATGGAAATCACATGGAAGGCCTAGAAGACCCAACTGGAACCTGCTGCCTTTAAGCAGTGCACTGCCCGGGCCAAACGGATACACCCTTACGAGGCATCCGACCATAAGCAAGTCGGCATGAAAAACAAACCCTTTATGGGACACAGCTCGGTTCCGAACTCCTCGACAAGCCCTGTCCGATACATGCGACGCCAAGCAGAGACCCAACTCACAGCCTCCATACATGTTGGGCACTCCGGCAGGTAGCTAAAAGTGGCGAGGCCATCCTCACCACTGCCACTCCAGAGAAGCACTCTCCGGAGGATGACGATTTTAATGTCCttacggtcttcgagaccttctcttcaaataatcggcgcaagagggcacttcgcgacctcgccgaagtccaCCAAGTAACCGTAGTGAGCCCATGGAACGACGCGGCAATAACCTTCACCGCCGACGACGAACCAAAGGCCCGACCAGTCCAAGCACCCGCCGTATTAGTTTTAAACCCAATTGTGGACGACTTTTGActtaccaaagtgctcatgggCGGCGATAGTGGGCTTAACCTCATCTATGAAGACACGCTCGACAAAATGCAGGTTGATAGAACACGCATCAagcaaagcaatactacctttcgAGGCATCATCCACAGCCGAGAAGCACGATGTTCGGGGAGAATCAAACTTGACGTAGTATTCGGCACGCCTGAAATTACAGGTCGGAGGAGTTGCTCTTTCACATTGCTCCTTTCAATAGGGGATATCACGCCATCCTAGGGTGGGGCGCCTTTTCACGTTTCCAAGCCGTACCacattatgggtacatgaagcttaaaatgctaaggcccaatggaataatcacAGTTACAAGTGATCCAGATaaagcactccgcgccgaaaacaaaaccgcatccttggcccttgaggcactatctgaagcccttgcggccgaagaactaaccacCCTACGATCCATGGTGGACAAGGATGGTGTGATTCTCAATAACAGACCTAAATCCACCTTTTTCAcgccagcagatgaaatagttaaATTTCAAGTGCATCCGACAGATCCTAATAAAACAGCGTCCATTGGAGCACAGCTGGATCCGACGGTAGATTTGGGATatctttgcctggcacccttcggacATGCCCGGGATCCCATGCAGACTGGCCAAACACAACCTCAACATAATCAAGGGGTTCAAGCCAGTCAAGCAAACACTACGGCGATTTtctgaacccaaacgacaagctatgggggaggagctagccaaactactcgAGGCCGGGTTCATCAGAGAAATCAAACACTCGGATTGGCTAGTCAACTTGGTCATGGTGCCGAACAAGGATAAATCTtggcgcctttgtgtcgatttcaaagacctcaataaggcttgccccaaagaccctttcccgttgccccgcattgaccaaattATTGATGCGACCGCcagacacgactcattgtgtttcctcgatgcttactccggataccatcagattaaaatgaaggagtccgaccaggCCGCAACGATGTTCATTACCCTGTACGGGCCTTTCtgtttcaacactatgccctttgggctcaaaaacgctggtgccacttaccaacgcatgattcaaacatgcttggaaaaacaaatcggcaagacagttgaagcatatgtggacgatGTGGTCATCAAGACTAAACACATCGAAACATTGGTGGACGATCTCCgcctcacatttgacaacctccgaacatgcgacatacggctcaatccggaaaaatgcgtcttcggcgttcCAGCCAGAAAGCTACTAGGGTTCATTGTCTCccatagaggaattgaagcaaacccagcTAAAATCTAAgccttgtcacaattggctacaccaacagacttaaagcaggtccaaaaactagcaggGTGTGTGGCGGCtttgagccgctttatctccaaaTTAGGAGAAAAAGCATTACCACTCTACAGACTGCTTAGACGCACCGACAACTTCAAATGGACGGATGCGGCTacagccggattggaagaaataaaaaccttaTTAGTAGGCAACCCAATCCTATCCGCCCCAAGTGTTGGCGAGCCTATGTTGCTTTACTTATCCGCAACTCACCAGGTCGTGAGCACTGTACTCGTCGTTGAGCGAGGggaagagggacataaattccccATCCAAAAACCAGTGTATTACGTATCGGAGGTCCTCACACCATGTAAATCCGGAtaccctcactatcaaaagatagcttACGCGGTGTTTATGGCATCCCAAAAACTGCGGCACTattttcaagagtgttcgatcacggtggcatcCGAAGTACCGCTTAATGACATTATAAAGAACGGGGACGCCACCGGCCGCatagctaaatgggccattgagctcttacCGTTTGAAATAATATACAAGCCacgccgagctattaaatctcaggtgctggccgacttcgtcgccgagtGGACGGAAGCCGAGCTCCCCAAAGAGTACAGCTCATACTCCACCTggatcatgtacttcgacggctctaaaatgctagccGGACTGGGGGTTGTCGTCATCTTGACATCCCCTATGGGGGACATAGTCAGCTACGTGTTGcaaatcatgtatacggactccaataatgcagccgaatacgaggcgcTTCTACATGGCCCCCGCATGGCCGTCTCCATGAGCATACAACGCCTCGAGGTGCGTGACGACTCAAACCTCGCCATATCTCAGGTAAATGGGGAAATCAAtgcaaaaaatccaaaaatggcGGCATATCAAAACGTCGTATTAAGAATATCAGCTCGGTTCATGGGGCTTGAATTTCACGTCGCTCGAGACAGTAACTACGCAGCAGATATACTCGCTCGCATGGGCACCAAGCGCGACCCTATCCTGCCTAatacctttgtggaaaggctcttcaagccatccgtagTATGGCAGGACGAGAGTGGAGACACCTGTACGAACCCGATCACGCCCCCAGTAGCCGAACATAGTACAGATCATCGGGGGTTTGGATCCCGAAATAACACCCTCTGCTCACGAGATCATGGTCGTTATTACTCCATGGACCGAAACCTttctggcctaccttaatagcaGGAGCTTCCTGATGATCAAAATGAGGCCCATCGCATTGTTCGGCGTtctaaagcctacaaagttcacgaaggtgaactgtacaagaaaagcactaccggagtcctccAAAGGTGCATTTTCGAAGAGGAGGGGCAGCAACTCTAGGTGGAAATACATGCTAGTCtgggcggccatcacgccgcagctcgggccctcgtaAGCAAAGCCTTCCGGACAGGTTTCTTCTGGCCAatggcccgagcagacgcacaagcCCTTGTCCAACGTTGTATGGGCTgtcagcttttcgccaatcaaagtcatatgcctctgatacgtctccaacgtgtctataattttttattgttccatgctattatatattctgttttggatgtttaatgggcttatttatacacttttatattatttttcggactaacctattaacccaaggcccagtgcaaattgctgtttttttttgcctatttcagtgtttcgcagaaaaggaatatcaaacggagtccaaacggaatgaaaccttcaggagatttatttttggaacaaacgtgatccagaggacttggagtggacgtcaagaaacatacgaggaggccacgaggcagggggcgcgcctacccccctgggcacgccctccaccctcgtgggcccctcatggctccaccaacctacttcttcctcctatatatacctacgtaccccgaaaccatcgaggggcaccacgaaaacctaattccaccgccgtaaccttctgtacccgtgagatcccatcttggggcctttttcggcgctctgccggagggggcatcgatcacggagggcttctacatcgacaccatagcctctccgatgatgtgtgagtagtttaccactgaccttcgggtccatagttattagctagatggcttcttctccctctttggatctcaatacaaagttctcctcgatcttcttggagatctattcgatgtaactctttttgcggtgtgtttgtcgagatccgatgaattgtgggtttatgatcaagattatctatgaacaatatttgaatcttctctgaattcttttatgtatgattggttatctttgcaagtctcttcggattatcagtttggtttggcctactagattgatctttcttgcaatgggagaagtgcttagctttgggttcaatcatgcggtgctcgatcccagtgacagtaggggaaacgacacgtattgtattgttgccatcgaggataaaaagatggggtttatatcatattgcatgagtttatccctctacatcatgtcatcctacctaatgcgttactctgttcttatgaacttaatactctagatgcatgctggatagcggtcgatgtgtggagtaatagtagtagatgcaggcaggagtcggtctacttgtcgtggatgtgatgcctatatacatgatcacgcctagatattctcataattatgcacttttctatcaattgctcgacaataatttgttcacccaccgtaatacttatgctatcttgagagaagccactagtgaaacctatggcccctgggtctattctccatcatattaatctcccgtcaactagctatttctgtcgtcgtttatttgctttctttacttttagtctttatcataaaaataccaaaaatattatcttatcatctctattagatctcacttttgcaagtggccgtgaagggattgacaacccctttatcgcgttggttgcaaggttcttatttgtttgtgtaggtacaagggacttgcgtgtggcctcctactggactgataccttggttctcaaaaattgagggaaatacttacgctactttgctgcatcagcctttcatcttcaagggaaaaccaacgcatgctcaagaggtagcaagaaggatttctggcgccgttgccggggagtctacgcacaagtcaagacataccaagtagccatcacaaactcttatcccacgcattacattatttgccatttgcctctcgttttcctctcccccacttcacctttgccgttttcttcgccctccttccgttcgatcttgtgttaccatgagccttctttttgcttgcatcttcgcttgctaaaagtttatggatcctcatccccttgccaatctttttaagagatccaattatgatgaaccaatttctagtgatttgagtgcactagattatctttatgaggttttgcctgaaattcgtgaatctgaaaattgtgatgaagaaatttatgaagagattcacgatagctccttgaataaaaagcatgattgcaatgattttactataaattctcttgatgtcaattgtgctaatagtatgcaaaaccctaagcttgtggatgctagttttgctatgtctactacctgttgcaatgatcatgattggggtgattcttcttacaatcttgaaaatttatttaagccccatgatgaatatgagattgataatagtgtttgcaatagtattgaaagtgggtttggaagagtgtcaactttagatcccacatatttggagaatgttcaatcttatggtatttttgataaaagtgggtttggagaggtcatgactttagttaatgataatcccactattttggaagagtgtcaacttcgcatgcatgtggatcgtgttgataatatgttatgtgatagctattttgttgaattttcctatgatcatacatgtaattattatgagagaggaaaatatggttgtagaaatttttatcttactaaattacctctcatcatgttgagattgctattgtctctttcttcttccttgcatatgctaatttttgcttgctatgataatttgtttgcttataaaatgcctatgcataggaagtatgttagacttagatgtgtttatcacgtgttctatgatgctctctttgtgctttaattcgtgtctttgatgtgagcatcattaaaattatcaatgcctagctaggggcgttaaacgatagcgcttgttgggaggcaacccaattttattttagttttttgctttttggttatgtttaggaataaataatccatctagattatgtttagatgtggttttgtgttttaattagtgtttgtgccaagtaggacctttgggaagacttgcggaaagtctttgcgatcttgctgtaaaaaacagaaactttagcgctcacgacattagctacaactttttactggagagtgatattaagttggttcttttttcagatgattaatatataaatttctcacgtccagcaatttattttagaatttttggagttacagaagtttgtgttagttacagattactacagactgttctgtttttgacagattctgtttttcgtgtgttgtttgcttattttgatgaatctatggctagtaattgagtttatgaaccatataaaagttggaatacagtagttttaacaccaatataaataaataatgatttcattacagtaccttgaagtggtgttttgttttgtttcgctaacggagctcacgagattttctgttaagatttgtgttgtgaagttttcaagttttgggtaaagatttgatggattatggaacaaggagtggaaagaggctaagcttggggatgcccaaggcaccccaagttaaaatCTATGGACAacccaaaaagcctaagcttggggatgccccggaaggcatcccctcttttgtcttcgtccatcggtaactttacttggagctatatttttattcaccacatgatatgtgttttgcttggagcgtcttgtatgatttgagtctttgatttttatttcaccacaataatccttgatgtacacaccttttgatagagacacacattaattggaatttattagaatactctatgtgcttcacttatatcttttgagctaaacaattttgctctagtgcttcacttatatcttttagagcacggtggtggttatattttatagaaattattgatctctcatgcttcacttatattattttgagagtcctttagaacagcatggtagtttacaaagtgcattgaatagtaagagaagtttgatacttgatagttgttttgagatataaaggtggtaatattagaggtgtgctagttgagaaattgtgaaattgagaaatacttgtgttgaagtttgcaagtcctgtagcatgcacgtatggtaaacgttgtgtgaaaaatttgaaccatgaggtgttctttgattgctttccttatgagtggcggtcggggacgagcgatggtcttttcctaccaatctatccccctaggagcatgcgcgtagtgcttggttttgatgacttgtagatttttgcaataagtatgtgagttattttttactaatgttgagtccatggattatacgcactcttacccttccatcattgctagcctcttcggtaccgcgcattgccctttctcaccttgagagttggtgcaaacttcgccggtgcatccaaaccccgtgatatgatacgctctatcacacataaacctccttatatcttcctcaaaacagccaccatacctacctattatggcatttccatagccattccgagatatattgccatgcaactttccaccgttccgtttattatgacacacatcattattgtcatattgttgatcatgtagttgacatcgtatttgtggcaaagccacctttataattctttcatacatgtcactcttgattcattgcatatcccggtacaccgccggaggcattcacatagagtcatattttgttctaagtattgagttgtaagtaaataaaagtgtgatgatcatcattattagagcattgtcccaagtgaggaaaggatgatggagactatgattctcccacaagtcgggatgagactccggacgaaaaaaaaagaaagaaaagaggccaaaaaaaagagaagaaggcccaaataaaaaaagaagaagaaatgagagaaaaagagagaagggacaatgttactatcctgttaccacacttgtgcttcaaaatagcaccatgatcttcatgatagagagtctcctattttgtcactttcatatactagtgggaattttacattatagaacttggcttgtatattccaaaaatgggcttcctcaaatgccctaggtcttcgtgagcaagcaagttggatgcacacccacttagtttattttgttgagctttcatatatttttagctctagtgcatccgttgcatggcaatccctactccttgcattgacatcaattgatgagcatctccatagcccgttgattagccgcgtcaatgtgagactttctccttttttgtcttctcacacaacctcaatcattatattctattccacccatagtgctatgtccatggctcgcgctcatatattgcgtaatagttgaaagagtttgaaaaggctaagtatgaaataat
This sequence is a window from Aegilops tauschii subsp. strangulata cultivar AL8/78 chromosome 7, Aet v6.0, whole genome shotgun sequence. Protein-coding genes within it:
- the LOC141027218 gene encoding uncharacterized protein — protein: MASQKLRHYFQECSITVASEVPLNDIIKNGDATGRIAKWAIELLPFEIIYKPRRAIKSQVLADFVAEWTEAELPKEYSSYSTWIMYFDGSKMLAGLGVVVILTSPMGDIVSYVLQIMYTDSNNAAEYEALLHGPRMAVSMSIQRLEVRDDSNLAISQVNGEINAKNPKMAAYQNVVLRISARFMGLEFHVARDSNYAADILARMGTKRDPILPNTFVERLFKPSVVWQDESGDTCTNPITPPVAEHSTDHRGFGSRNNTLCSRDHGRYYSMDRNLSGLP